GTTACAATGCCTGGAAGGAATTCACTCCCAAAACTCTTCGACAACGGAgactcctgctgcttctcccgGCCAGAGAGCTACCGCGTTCCCGTTCAGCGAGCAGCCGCCCGAAATTGTGAAATATGAAACTACGGTGGAAATGATGAACGATACAGAGGGGTTTGACTATAGACCTCCGTCACCAGTCGTCCTTTGCAGTTATCTGTGAGTAATATGTACAGCAATCTTGTTTGAATGCTAGCGGTAGCATGTTAGCTAATGCTGACTatgcactgctgctgttttgagaCTTTGAGTCAAATTCTGCTCACCTGTACATCAGTAACACATTACCCACAgcagtatttgttgttgttttttaaatatctaaaatgtatttaataaagTAGTCATAAACTGTTTGGCGTGTGTTCACTACAAACCGGAAATCTGAAGTTCCCTGTTGGTTATCAGTCTATATTCCTCACTTTCTATCTTTGTTTATATACATTCAATGTGTGATGAAGACCGGAGGAGTTCATCTACTGTCAAGACCCTGTGGATCACGCAGGCAACCTCAGTGCCTACCAGGAGCTGGGCTATGGTTGTGTCGGGGTAAGTGTTGTTTTCCAAGCAGATATCATGTTGTTAATTACATGGCacttaatttattgtttttatctatAGTGGGGTGGCCAGACTGAGAAAGAAGTGAACCACACTCCTGTCATGTGCACTGCACTGGATGATATAGAGTGTGCTGGATCCAGAGAATTCCTCAGAGGGAGGGTACCCTGCATCAAGTAAGGGAAACCACACTGGACACACAACTGTAGAAATCTATGTATGCCAAAACTATCACACTAAACTTCCTGTAAAATGTATAAAGTTTGGAATATGGCCCTTTAATCAGCTGAGGTTTCAGTGTACTGTTCAGGTAAAATCTAATTTATGAGATTTAAACCCGTTTCTACTTTTTCATCCATCGGGATTGGAATGGATTTGATGTTTCTTGATTTTAACCTGAAACTACTTTCCGCAAATAGGGGTCAAATTTGAGCAAGCTTGGATTACTTTAGGAAAAGTCACTATGATATGACTTTGAACTATAAGATATGTTAAcggatttaaaaaaatgtaggCATATTATGGACTAAACAAGTAATCTTTTAATCAGGAAAATACTTGAACGATTcagttataataaaaaaaaaataaaggttagTTGCAGGCCCAATCACAATCTAATCAACCAACTAATCGGAGAGTCtggtttgattcccagctcctcccttacaaagtgtccttgggcaagatactgaaccccaaactgCCCCTGATGTATCATTGCTGTGTGAATTTGCGTGTATGGTAGAAAAGCATTGTATATGTAGGAAAACGTgttgtatgaatgtgagtgagtgagtggtgaatgtggcttccCTTCCCTGCTATATAAGTACAGTCCATTTAACATATTGACTGATATgcattttttgtctttacacGAATcataacagaaataaacatttcgcagttgaaaaataaatttgtcaCGACTTACTGGTAGAGAATGGTGACACAGATCATAACATATCTTTAGCATTTCTTTACTTCAGCTTCTAGTCTTTCATTAGCTGACATATACACTGATACCGATATATCTGCAACGATCTAATGTGGCTGATTAGTTTTACCAAAGagtttttttgttacttttgttttcCTGGGAAAGCAATCAGAAAGTGTATTGAGTGACAAAGTTTTATTTGGGAGGTATGTGCTGGTCCTGGCCTGAGTGTGAAATAAAGTGCAGTGGTAGACTAGATTTTATGTTGTGTTATGATGTTCAGAAACAGTACAGTACTTGCTCCTGATCCGGTTAATTCAGATAAAAAGCTGAGGTGTCATGATCACCACTAGAGGGCAATGTTTACAAATGTATAGAACCAGGACATTCACCCATCATTTGTCTGCATAGAGATCAGAGATGTGCAGCAGCTTGAGACAGTGAGAGCAGcatctgtacaaaaacactaCTGCAATCCAGCATGTGGATTGATGTCGTCCATAATGTTCAGTTCCTGCTCACACAGTTTCCACGCATTACATTGTACAGAACAGATGTTATCCTTATTGAGTGTACTGCTATAGCTTCTTTTCAAACCTTGTGttcatcattatcatatttgtattttcctttaTATCTGCACGTCTTTGCATTGTATGATATGTCCATATCTTTACAGTGAACATCTGCAGGTTCAGAAATGAGACAGATGATTGAGGTTCAACGaattaaatgctgtttaaatgTAACATCTCATGCTCGTGATTCATTTTAATTGCACAACAGTTCATATTTCATTCcagcttttttttaactgtcctCATTTATCTTTTGCTGTTGGTTTCTCACAGATACACTGGCCACTACTTCATCACCACACTGCTCTACTCCTTCTTCCTGGGATGTTTCGGGGTCGATCGTTTCTGCCTGGGCCACACCGGCACTGCTGTGGGGAAGCTGCTCACCCTGGGAGGCCTGGGCATCTGGTGGTTTGTGGACTTGATCCTGCTCATCACTGGCGGCCTGATGCCCAGTGATTACAGCAACTGGTGCACCTACTACTGAGACCAACAGCAAAGGGTGACCAAGGACTGTGGCCACTTCTCAGTCAGATATTATCAGTCATCAGGGATGTGGCCTCACCCAGTCGTGGTTATGAATCTGCAGGCTGCCTGAGGGTCTCCTGAGGACCCCTACAGGGTTCTTAGGGGCTCCTGAGAAAAACAAGGAATAATATGATTTGATTCTAATTTAATTCACATTTACCACCTTGAAAATTCATAAGAATGgtatactatactatagtatTCACAGCTTTCAGCTGAGCGACAGTGATGATGGATCTTTTTAGTGTTAAATTGTCACTAAGGTCACTTTCACGCCGTTTGGTTCATTTAGCCCAGACCACAGAAGAAATTAGATATTGTTGCCATTTATTTCTGGTCTGTTTGGTTTCCTCGCACTGATTTattacaaacaaaccaacataaGTCATATGGACTGACAGGTAACACTGAGTGGGCCGTATTGATGAATGTCATCCGGCATCATCAGTGCTGCATGGGAAAATGAAATCCCCAAAATATGACAGCACATCTTACGTTTGCATTTACTGTGTCGCCGCTGTTTCACTCATTTTCTGCTGAATAGCTGCCAAAGTACATGGAATAGGACACAGTTCTCCTTTAGCTAATGTATATCACACTCACCAGCTTTTGAATTCATGCTAAAATCACATCTACGTTTGCTACGTTTTCACCCTCCCGTCCACACTACTCTGGCGTTTTCGAGCCCTGAAAatgagacttttggaaacgctgctggacctatttttagtttgaaaactctggggttgccTTGACGTCTGGACGGGTGAAAACGGAGACCATTGCAAACACACCCactgattgggtcttatcagcctcgactaccagtggtgaatacagcatgataatgaattacaagtgttactgactttgttgtctttgctagcagctgttgaggagttaaattctgcattttaccactgcagctgtctttgctgttcctcgttcatAGTACTTTTTGCAAccaatcaactgcagagtagacgatctgcttcctgtttgcaccAGCTCTTAATCTATATAAGCAGTGTATATAATATACAAGATAATTTCTTCAATTAAAAGTGAGTGAGATATTTGAAACATCTGTACACTAACTACCCCTCCATGTTAATGTGTCGCTGCATTTCTAGTTGTTTGTCACTACGTGAGTCAGAAAAGGTCCAGTTAGTGAACACTGGTAATGAAAATCAGTTTTCTCTCTGAGCTCTTTGTGACACCAAAGAACATAAATGAACCTGTGGTTCAGTAAAGTGCCGCATTATTTGTCGTCAGTTTTCCCCACGTGGGTCCAACTGTCCAATCACTAAGTTACCACTCAGTTCACGTGACTTCATGGTTACTCCTCTTGGTTTATTTGTAATAAGTGTGAACACGAGCTGAACCAGAACTAACAGACAACAATccgacttttttttctttttcatggtTCAGAGCAAATGATCCGAACTACAGCCATGGAGCGTTCTCACAGTGAAAAGTCAAGCACATCCAGGTCTGTGGTCCTGGTTTGGGAATTAGCCTTCACATCCTGGGAAGTTTCGGGTCTGATAAATGATAGAAAATCCAATTCAGTCTTGACGCATCACATTTTCTCTTGCGGCAGAAATCCTCTTATttcacactgttcacacagTGTAGAGCGATACAGTCTGGTTGACGGTCACTGTTCACATACATGATTTTACATATTGATCAAAGAATCCTCAATTCGAGTTCAACTAGATTCAGCC
This genomic window from Seriola aureovittata isolate HTS-2021-v1 ecotype China chromosome 5, ASM2101889v1, whole genome shotgun sequence contains:
- the tm2d2 gene encoding TM2 domain-containing protein 2 yields the protein MISVSYILLCGQFLLLLTVILLQCLEGIHSQNSSTTETPAASPGQRATAFPFSEQPPEIVKYETTVEMMNDTEGFDYRPPSPVVLCSYLPEEFIYCQDPVDHAGNLSAYQELGYGCVGWGGQTEKEVNHTPVMCTALDDIECAGSREFLRGRVPCIKYTGHYFITTLLYSFFLGCFGVDRFCLGHTGTAVGKLLTLGGLGIWWFVDLILLITGGLMPSDYSNWCTYY